The genomic window ACTTTGCCATCGACCGGGTCTCGTTGAACTTCGCCATGTTCCGCTCCGCGTTTGCAGTCAGCGAACGTCTGGGCGCCAGCCCCTTGCAGCGGCTCAACTACCGGCTGCTGATGTTCGCCTCCCGGTGGTGGCAGCTGCATTCGCTTTATGAATCCAACGCGAAGTACAACCCGGTGTGGAAGCGCCGCCTGCTGTGCTACTCCTCGGCTCAGCAGCTCACTCGCACCCTGATTGCGTGCGGCCGCGCGGAGGGATTCCTTTCCGATGTACCCCAGGCTTTCCGACGCCGCACAGCCGTGGAGGACTCCGCGGCGTACATCAACGACGTCGTCACGCGGATGGAGCCCATTCGCCAAGCTATCCTCAACCCGGCTCCTATCGAGCCCAAGCGCAACGAACAGCAGCGCGTGCGGATCGCCAAGCTTGCGACGCTGAAGGCTGCGGGGATGGACGCTTACCCGGCGGCGGTTCCGCATACGATGTCGGTGGCTGAGGTCCTGCGTCGCGGCAGCGTCGACGTGGCTTCTATTGTGGGCCGGATCTTGCGCATCCGCGATCACGGCGGCGTCATCTTTGCCGACCTGCGCGAAGGCACGGACGAGCTCCAGATCAGCCTTGAGCGTTCTGGGTCGGCTGACATGAAGTTGTGGCGCGCGGGTGTTGATCGCGGCGACGTCGTCTCGGTCACCGGCCGCCTTGGCCAATCTCGCTCGGGTGAGCCTACCTTCTCGGTGCAGGCGTGGACGATGGCGGCGAAGTCGCTGGTCGCGCCGCCGGATAAGTTCCTTGGCGTGGCAGACCCGGAGGCGCGTCTGCGCTCGCGGCACATGTATGTGGCCACCGACTCGGATGCCTGGCGGCGCCTTTACGTCCGCTCCGCAGCGGTCAAGGCGGTGCGCGATTACCTCGCTGAGCGCGACTACATCGAGGTGGAGACCCCGATCCTGCAACGCGTCCACGGCGGTGCGAACGCCCGCCCGTTCGCCACGCACATCAACGCCTACGACCTCGATCTGACCATGCGCATCGCCCCAGAGCTTTTCCTTAAGCGGCTGTGCGTGGCCGGCGTCGAGCGCGTCTTTGAGCTGGGGCGTAACTTCCGCAACGAAGGCGCAGACTCCACCCATAATCCCGAGTTCACCTCGCTCGAGGCCTACGAGGCTTATGGAGACTACCTATCTATGCGCGAACTGACTCGCGAGCTCATCATCGCCGCGGCTACTGCTGTCCACGGTTCGCCGCGAGTGCCACGCCCGGATGGGGGCTGGATGGACATTTCTGGCCCGTGGCGTTCGATCACTGTTCACGACGCCGTCTCCGCGGCTTGCGGCCAGCCCATCACGTCCGAGACGAGCACCGAAGAGCTGCGCGAATTGTGCAAGAAATTCGGCATTGAGGTGAGCGCGCATGCGACTCACGGTGCGATGGTGACCGAACTGTACGACGAGTTGGTGGAATCTCAGACCGTGGAGCCCACGTTCTACATGGACTTCCCGATTGAGACCTCCCCGCTCACAGCGCCGCACCGGACCAACCCGGCGCTTGCCGAGCGGTGGGACCTTGTGGCCTTCGGGATGGAGCTGGGCACCGCCTACACCGAGCTCACGGATCCGATCGATCAGCGCTATCGCCTGACTCGTCAGTCATTGCTGGCTGCTGCCGGAGACACGGAAGCGATGGAGGTCGATGAGGAGTTCCTCAGCGCGCTCGAGTTCGGTATGCGTCCCACCGGTGGCTTGGGGATCGGCGTGGATCGTTTGACGATGTTCCTGATTAACGGCACGATCCGAGATACGCTCGCGTTCCCGTTTGTGAAGCCGGCAGGTCGGTAGGCCACGGCCTATAGCCACGACTCCGCGTTGTCAGTACTTAACGTCGGCTGTCGTCCCCAAAAACACTGTCTATGGGGACGACAGCCGACGGGAGGTACTGAGAAACGGGCGGTGTCTTCGTTTAGCCTTGCCGGGCAGTGATAAGGGCCGCAACCTCGGCAGGGTGGGCAATCGGGAAGAGGTGATTCCACCCCGGCAACTCCACGATCTCGCTCCCGATGTCGTGTGCGAGTTCCCGCTGTGCGTCTCGGAAGGAGTCCGAACCAAAGCGGGGGAGGGCGACGAGTTGGCGTGTCGGTGGAAGAGTGCCTGGGAGCAATCTCGTTACGCGTGCTTGCAGGTCAGGGAGTTGACGCAACTGAGTTGCCAGAGCTTGTAGCCCACGTACCGTACCAAAGCGTGCCCGCCGCTCGGCCGCTGACAACTCGTCTCGGCCAGCCAGCGCCCACATCGCCAACTTACGGACGGCCGGTCCAAACGGGGCTGCCCACCCCACCGGGAGGTGGAGTGTTCCGGCGTCGTCCAACGTGGTCGGATCGAGGAGAGTCAAGCTATCGACCCGGTCCGTGAGCGCCCATTCGAGAGCCGCTAATCCGCCAATTGAGTGGCCGATCAAGTCGATGCGTTCGGCAGGCTCGCCGTCGTCCCGCGAGGCATCGCGCCTTGCTTGCGGCAAGGTTTGGTGCAGGCCGTCTGCCGTCGTCGGCAACGACCACGCCTCGAGGACAACGACGCGTCCGGGCAGGTGAGCGGCCAGGGGCGCGTAGTCACGCGGTGTGAGTGCTAGACCTGGGAGAATTACCCACATTTCCACTTCCTATCCGCCATGCAAGCAACAGCATCAGAATTACTGACGCGGCAACCTGCACGCGCTGTGAGATACCGACGGGCAGTCGCGAGGCGATGATGGCCAATTGACATACCATCGCGACGACGACGACGCTGGAGACCAGCCGAACGAGGAGGGCACCCGTGAGGAACGCCCCCACAGCGACCATGATCAGGCCAAACCCGGCCAAAGTAGAGGTGACAGTATGAGCGTGATGGGAAAAAGACGCCCCGGCAGCTAGCTGATCGCGGCAGATGGCCAGCGATTCAGCGCAATCCATGGGGAAGATGGCGTCGAGCACGGTTGTGGTACCGGCGAGAATAAGGCCGCTGGAAATGAGCGCGTGACCGTTGAGCCTTCGGAGCAGGTCCGGGAGAAATTTCGGAAGCACGGGCGCCGGGGCGGTATTCAGCCACCGATTCCCGCCGGGGACGCGCCACAGGAAGAACCCAACTGCGGTGAAGAGCGTACCCGCGACGGCGTCCATCGCACGCACGAGCGGGGACGAGGGCTGATCAATCGCCGAAAGCTCGGACAGATAGGCGTGTGCGGGGGAAAGCGGATAGCCGAGGAAAGCTTCAGTCACGACGCTGGCGTAGGCTAACGCGCCCACCACGAGAGCAATTGCAGGAACTTTCACATAAGCAATGTAGCGCACATCGCCCACTTTTTGGTCAGTCCCGTGGAAGGACTTTCGACTCAGGGATGTTGGGCAACTCAGTCAAAGGCCGCTCGTTGTCGTGGAGAGTCCTGTAGACCGACCATGCGATCGCCATGAGCGGGATCGCGATGACTGCACCCACGAGCCCTGCGGCGAAGCCGCCCGCCGCCACTCCGATGGCCACAACGATAGGGTGCAGGGAAACCTGGCGGCCCATAATGAGCGGCTGAAGCAGGTGCCCCTCGATCTGTCCAATGCCAGCGATTCCGAGTCCGACGACGACGAACTGGACGACGCCGTCGGAGGCCAACGCCACGATCATGGCCACGACCATCGCGGCAGGGGCACCGACGAGTGGAATAAACGTGCCAATGAGGACGAGGACGGCGAGGGGAGCCGCTAGCGGCACGCCCACGATCGAGAGGAAGATGAATGCGAGGATGCCGTTGATGAGGGAAATGATGACGGTGCCGCGGGCATAACCGGAAAACGAGACCCATCCGGCGTAGGCGCCGAGGTGGGTGCGGTAACGGTTGCGTTCAGGGAGCAAGTTCAAGAACCACAGCCACATTTGTGGGCCTTGGGCGAGGAAAAAGGCTGTGACGAAAATTGCCAGCGCCAAAATAGTCATGACCACCGCGAAGCTGGAAGCGTTCGCCATGACTGTTTGCGCAACAGTTCCTGCATTTTGTTGAACCCACTCGGTGCCGCGAGAGACCGCGTTGGAGATAGCTTCCGAGAGCTCTTGCCGGGAAAGATGCCAGGGCAAGGCATCGTGGCTGAAGACGTCCAAAATGGAACCTACTCCGTCTTGGAACTTGCTGGCCAACGAGTCCCACTCGTTGGCCACCGAGTAGATCACGTAGGTCAGCATGCCACCGAAGACCACGAAGCCGAAGATCATGGATAGCGCGGTTGCCAGGCCGCGCGGAATATACCGCGACAGCCAGTTCACAATCGGGTAGAGCACGGCTGTGAGCACGAAGGAGAGGAAAACTCCGAGGAAGACCTGGGTGACCGCGCTTAGCATCCATGTCACCGCTACCACCACAAGAGCGATGCCGACGAGCAGCCACGCGCCCAAGCCATACTTGGCGAGCCAATGGGGGACTCCGAGCGCGGTACCTATCTCGCGGGGTGGAGCGACCATCCCGCCCCACGTCCCAGTGGCTTTGTCGGCGTGGATCTGGGAGATCTGGTCTTCGACGACGTCGCGCTCACGGCGTCGTCTTCTCAAGCAGCTGGAGATACCCATGCGTCGAGCCTACACGTCTTTTGTGGATTGCGGTGTTTTTGAGCAATTGTTCCGCCCGCGACCGCGCGAGCCCGGGAGACATATCGCATAATTATTGCGAAAGAGTGGAATATATTCGGCGATTATTCAAACAATGGACAGTATGGATAGAGAAGATTTGCATGTAAAACGGAGCGAACCGCTCGACGCTAACTCATCGGCCACCTCAGAGCTCGCCGCGCTCCTGTCCGTGGAACAAGAGATTAACGCGGCCGATATCGAAGAAGAACCCATCGAACTGGCTTCGGAAATGGGGGATGGCTCTATCAGCTGGCCGGTCGTGCTGCCAGCGATGGCGCTCGTGACCGCCGTCGTTGCATGGGGACTAGGCGCCCCGCATAATTTCGAACGCGCGTCTTCCGCCATGTTCACCTGGGTACTCGACAACCTTGGCTGGGCATTCGTGCTGTTTTCCACCGTGTTCGTCGCTTTCGTCATTGTGATAGCAGCTTCAAAGTTCGGCACGATCCGCCTGGGCGCGGCCAACGAGCAACCCGAATTTTCAAACACCAGCTGGGTGGCGATGATGTTTGCCGCGGGCATGGGCATCGGTCTCATGTTCTACGGCGCCTCCGAGCCGCTCGCTTTCTATCGCGAGGGCGTTCCACTCCATGCGCCCAACGAGGTCGGCACCGCTATGGCGAGCGCTATGTTCCACTGGACGTTGCATCCGTGGGCGATGTACGCCATCGTGGGGATGGCCATCGCCTACTCCACCTACCGTATTGGCCGTCGTCAGGTCATTTCGGCTGCTTTTACTCCGCTCATAGGTGAGCGTCACGCCAACGGCGCCATCGGCAAGGCTATTGACTCTCTTTCCATTTTCGCCACGGTCTTCGGCACCGCGTGTTCGCTTGGTCTGGGCGCTCTCCAGATCCGTGCTGGCCTGTCGGCAGCAGGCATCGTGGAGAATCCGGGAACCGGGCTGATCATCTCGATCGTCTCCGTGCTCACCCTTGCCTTCCTCCTGTCGGCAATGTCCGGCGTGGGGCGCGGTATTCGCTATCTGTCGAATGCGAACATGGTCTTTGCGGCGATCCTCGCAATCGCAGTATTCGTCCTCGGCCCCACGATCGCCCAGCTCAACCTGCTGCCTGGGTCGGTCGCCGCCTACCTGTCGCAGTTCTTCGAGATGGCTGGGCGCACGGCGGCGTCGGCGAACGGCACCGCGGGCGAGTGGCTCTCCGGGTGGACAATCTTCTACTGGGCGTGGTGGATTTCGTGGTCCCCGTTTGTGGGCATGTTCCTGGCGCGTATCTCGCGTGGCCGCACGATTCGCGAGTTCTGCATCGGCGTCATGTTCATTCCGGCCGGCCTGTCTACCATCTGGTTTGCCATCTTCGGCGGCACCGCCATCTCGATGGAGCTCGCCGGTGACTCGATCTACGGAGACGGCTCCACCGAATCGCAGCTGTTCAACCTGCTGCATTCCCTGCCAGGCGGCTTCGCCCTCGGCGTCGTTGCGGTGATTTTGCTCGCCACGTTCTTCATCACGTCCGCCGATTCCGCCTCCACCGTCATGGCGTCCATCTCTCAGGGCGGGCGCTCAATCTCCTCGCCGTGGCTGGCCGGCGTGTGGGGACTCCTGACCGCCGCCATCGGCCTGACCCTGCTCGTCTCCGGCGGCGACGGAGCCCTCGGTAACATCCAATCCGTCACTATTGTGGCGGCCACCCCGTTCCTTTTCGTCATCGTGATTCTCATGTTTGCACTGGTCAAGGACCTGCGTAACGACGTCGTCTATCTCGACCAGCGTTCGCAGGAGGCCTTCCAACGCCAGCTGGCCGTCGAGCGTCGTCACCGCCGCGAGCGCGAGGAAGAGCGCCGCCTCAACCGCGCCCTGCGACACGCGGTCGGCAAGGATCGCAAGGGCGAACGACGCCGTAAGTGACGGCTCGCGCTCGTCTGCGGGCGGCGCCAATTCGGGACAGCCAAAGGCGGGCGCTGGCCTCTTCGGGGCAGCGCCCGTGACAGAATGGGGAGCATGTTTACTCTTGACCAACTCATCTTCGACGTCGCCGACGCCGAAGCCCCCGGCGTAGCTTCGGTCGTCATCCTCGACGATCCCACTGGCGATCTGCTTCGGGCGGTGTTAGACCGGCCGCGGCTCGCCGTCGCATCGCGCACGATCTTTCAGGCGCGCCAGGCCGTGGAGATCGCTGAAGGCGCGGGTGTGCGCGACCGTGTGCGGATCGCTGGCATTGACGGGCCCTTGCGGTTAGAAGAGTTTTTCGCTACGAATGTTGGCCTGATGCCAACAAGAGCGGATATCGCTATGGGGCATACCCCCAAATCTCTTGAGGAAGTGTCGTATCTGGCCGGTGTCGTCCCCACGCGCGTCGTCGTGTTCGGCGCAAACAATAAGCACATGAATCGCGGGCATAACGCGGCTTTAGGCCATTGCTTTGCTGATGTTCACGCATCGCGCGGACGCGGGAAGTTCCGTTGCCTTGTGGGCTCGGGCGAGCGTACCGACCACGGGTACAAGCCTGCCGTAGGCGCGAGCGAAGCGGGCCCTATTTTCGGCGTCGGGGGCGTATTCGCTGGCTCCGACTTCGACCGAGGCGGTGAGTTCCTCGCCCGGACTGCACTGGGACAATTGGTCGCCGACAGGCGCGAGGCAAAGTTGGCTGCCAATTCGTGGGATTCATGGGATGCCCCGAAGGCGGCGGATACGGCGTTGTCGATCGTCGACCTCGGATGTGGCAACGGTTCTGTTGCGCTCGCGGCCCTCGGCGCCCTGCCGGACGCGAATGTGTTGGCCACTGACGTGCACGCCGACGCCGTCGTCTCCGCCGAGCTGACCCTGGCTGAGTTTGCTGGGCGTGCGCGCGTGACGTGGGACGATGCCGCTGGTGGGGAGCCGGAGAATTCTGCCGACGTCGTGTTGCTCAATCCGCCCTTCCACGACGGGACGGCTGTTGATGCCACGCTCGTTCAGGGGTTGCTTGACGCTGCCAGGCGGTTACTGCGCCCCGGAGGCCGACTCTATATGGTTCACAACAACCACTTGCGCTACCGCAGCGAAGTGGAGCGGCGGGTCGGGCGGACGCGGGAGCTGGCTCGGAACGCGAAGTTCACTGTACTGCGCGCCGATAAGTAGGGTGAGGAGTTTGGTAATCGAGATTCTTTTAGAGCCCGCCGCTGTTTCTCGGTACTTTCCGCCGTTTCTCGGTTCCTTAAACGCCGTTTACAGGACTCCTAAACGTCGTTAAGTACTGAGAAAGGTGGTTGGGGCAGGCAAGTGGATGAGCGTACAGAGAATCTATAGTGGTTAGTTAAAACGACTCTGACTGCGAATGTGGCCGGCAATTGCGACAGCGCAGGCTAGTGTTGCGCATGCCACTATCTGCCAAACAGAGGCAAAATCTAAACGCCCCGGAAAGACAAAGTGGAAGACCGCTCTCGTGTAGATAAGGCCTATATAGGTTATAACAGCCAAAAATGGTAAGGCGCCTAAAAAGGATAATAGGCTGACTAATTCTGCAATATAGCTGACAATCAGAACTCCAATGGCAATCTGGACGAAATAAGCCAGTGACAGTGACTGCTGATCAAGCCCGAACACCTGGCCAAACGGCACGACGTTAGCCGGTAAATGTGTGATGGCTAGACCTAATAACATGACTATCGCGATGACGAACAAACTGCGAAAAACGAGGCTGAGCAGGCGATAGTTTAAAAGTTTTCGCGGTGATTGCTTTTCTAGCCATGTCATTGGACAGTGGCTTGCGGTGGCTAACAGGCTGTAGGAAAGCATCGCAATGAGTTCTAATCCTCTGCCCGGAGGCAGATCCACATCAAGCTGTATGATGAATCCCCAGCCAAAGAATAGGGCGAATGGAGAGACCGTGACAACGGCGGCGATAGTTAGCTGGCCGCGTCCTCGTAACCAAAAAAGAATATCCTTCACCATCGTCACACTGCTATTGGGTAATAGTGCACTTCCTGATAGCGTCCATATTGTCAGCGAACCACTGGGAAAATTCCTCTGGTGACAGCTTGCTGAGCCGTTGGCCAAAGGCAGACGTTTGTGGAGTTGACAGCGTGCCGTGTAAACCGGCTCTACGCAGTAGCTCCTTTGATAGGTCAAAACTCTTTTGAAGAGCCTCCTCCGAGGCAAGCGTCCCATTATCGCGCAGACCGAGGCAGATTCTCGCCCCTGCTAGATAATCCGCGAACGATTGGGCGATTGCCTGTTCCCACTCGTGTTCAGATCTGCGTGGGTGCGGAATGGGAACTGCTGACTGAGGCTCTTCTGTAGCCGGAACGGCCAAGATGCTTTCTGTAGGGACAATCGCAGAAAAATGTTCTCCAATCTCGAATATTCTGGGAATTAAGGGTTTGTAAACTTGGTATTGGCAAATCTCCAGATTGCCCGAAGACTCGCAGGACAGCGGGAATCCATCTTTCTTAAACGGTTCTGGAATGAGTAGTACTGCGATGCTGGAAACTGATACGACGACAAGCGTCATCGTAGTGATGAGTGAGAACTTTGCTCTTGAATGCCCAGACCTAGTCACGCGAGAGAAAATGGTGAACAGAAGGAGCCCGACGGTGAGGATCATCAAGTAGAAAAGTGAGCGAGCCAATTCAGTCGATGGATTGAAGGTAAGATCTGCGCTCGGTTCACTGATGGCCCACACCATCCCCAACGGTCGTGCGGGGAAAACTGAGTTAGGGATGAAATATGAATTTGCAGCGAGTGGCGCGTATGCGAAGACGACGATGATAAAGAATAGCGCCAAAAATCCCCAAATATGTTGCAGGGTGCTGCCTATCAAGAAGCCCCACACGGTTAGCGCGGTAAGCCCGAGGAATATCGCAACAAGAGGCAAAACTCCTTCATGAGCGCGGTCAAAACCGACCGATGCGAGTGCGACCAGCACTCCCACGAGATAGCCAGCAATTTGTGATGCGAGAATAGGAGCAATTAGCCCTCGTGCAATTTCCTTTGCAGATCGCGCCCTTGATGGGCCAAGAACGACTGAGGTTGGTAGAAAGTACCACCCCATAGAAAAGCCGATAGCCGCTCCCACTAATCCAAGGATGAAGGTGTTTTCCCGAAAAGATACAATAATGCCTCGGCTATCAATCGGAATCCAAGATCTGTTCGGAGTGGTGGCCAGGATCCATGTCAGCAAAGCATTGGCGATGAAAACTGCGATGAGAATCCAAAGGCTATGTGGGTGAAAACTACGACGCATAGTTGTCCATAATCTCGAGGTATCCATTTTCGGCAGCCGACCCGTTCATGTCGCGATGCGCCCTATCGCTTCCAAGTTCCTCGAGGGCGGATATAGGGCCGTCGAATTTCACGGTGCCATGGTTCACTATGAGTACTCGATCGCAGATGTGTGCGACGTCGTCGACCAAGTGAGTCGAAAGGAGAATGGCTGAATTGGCGGCTAATTCCCGCAAAAGCTGGCGCATCTGGGAGCGTTGGACGGGATCGATGCCGACTGTTGGCTCGTCCAGTATGAGAATCTCGGGTTTGTGTACGATGACGCAGGCAAGGCCAAGACGCTGGCGCATCCCTCCAGAAAGGCTGAAGGCGCGGCTCTTTGCGCGATCTGCGAGACCAACTTTTTCGAGTGCGTCGGCGGCTGCTTTATTGCAGGCAGCCGCCGATACGCCGTGAGCCCAAGCAGCGAATTCCACATTGTCTTGGACTGTCTTGAAGTTCATCACTTCAAACCGTTGGGGAAGATAGCCGATGTGTCTCCGACACTTCCTCGCCTGCGTTTCATTATTCACCGGCGTGCCGTTGATAATGACCGAGCCGCATTTTGGTCGCATGTCGAGAGCCAGTAGGCGAATCAGGGTTGTTTTTCCTGCACCATTCGGGCCAAGAAGTCCGGTGATTCCCCGCTCTAGAACTAGATCCATGTCTTGGATAATCCGATCCCTTCCGTACCAGAATGACACGGAGTCCAGTTGAACGACAGACATAAATGGGCCTTCTTCTAGTTGTTTACGGACTAATGCGCGTAAATGGAAGAGCGGGCTGAAGCGCCAGCTGAATCGGAGGCTTGCGTGTAGTAGTTCCAGCCTCGATTGGCGTGCGCCACAGAAGTGACGCTACCGTTGGTGATCTTTCTAGTTGCTGACGCGATTCGAGCGTCGGGAAGGAACCAGGGCATCTCATGGTATAGAGCTGAAGTGACGTTACGGGCATTGCCGCACCCGGAACGGTAGGCGACGCCGTGGATATTTCCTGCTGCTGAAGAGTAGTAAGTAGAAGCGGACAGGGAGCACCCGGCCGCAGCGGCCTGAAGACTGATCCCGACAGCCCCTAGACCCGAAAACGCGGTTGCGAGCGCAAGTGATAGTGCGATTCTATTTTTTGAAAGACATGACAGCTCCTTTGATCTCAGGCTTTCACACCTCGTTTGAGGCTTGCATGAATTATAAAATATGGCTAGCTGAAAAAGCTAGATACAGGCAGCCATCTTAAAAAGCTGATGTCGGCAAGCTGAGTCTGTGATCCGGATTCTGTGGTGCTCGGGAGTGTCGGCCGTCGCGAGTTCGGGCTTATGCCTTGACGTAGCCGTAACCGGCGGCCTGCAGCATCGCGATCTCCACGATCCCCGCTGGCACTACGCGCACGTACTCGGGGATGAGGTCTTCCTTGACTTGACGCTCGTCGAGGGCAATTTTGCACACGACAAAGTCCACGCCTTCCGCCTCTAGGCCGCGGATGCGTGCCATTCGGTTCGGGTCTGCCTCGAGCTGGGAGAAGGAGCGCACCGCGCCTCCGTTGGCGACGACGACGGCTCGGTTACCTTCGCCTGCACGAACAAAGTTGTGCACTGAGCGGAGAGTAAACGGCCAGCGGTCGTTCTCGTTGATGTGGAAGACGAGCTTATAATCGGACATTGTTCCCCCTTGAAATGTCAGCAAGTGTGCTGGGTGTCACGTTGGTGTTACTGATACACTACAACGCTCCCGCAATATTTTCATGTCAAGATAAAACTCCTTCGTACAATTCCATGGTAGAGAGCATGTGCCTGACGACTGGTTTTCATCGGTAACACGGCAAGAAGCGTGGCGGCGTCGGTGCCGAAGATCGAGGCGAACGAATACAAGGACTATATTTTTAGCTTTATTTTCTATAAGTTCCTATCTGAGGAGTGGGTGGCGCGGCTGACGCACGGGCTGGATGCTCTAAAGCTGTTGTCGGAGGATAACGCTGGGATCGTTGAGGAGACCCGCGACTTGTGCGGCTACGTCATCTCTTACGACAACCTGTTCGGAACATGGCTGGCTAAGGGCAACGATTTCGGGCGTCTTTGACACCCGCCAGGCGGGATTATCGAAGTTGGGAACAAAGGCAAGGAGTGTTTACGATTAGAATC from Trueperella pyogenes includes these protein-coding regions:
- the lysX gene encoding bifunctional lysylphosphatidylglycerol synthetase/lysine--tRNA ligase LysX, translated to MPNSMELDHQLPQPARAGQEGIARFFTFLLQIVAVWNIVGLIFERFAPDLTDKISEFVWVTNIPGNPSVVWGVVIALFASGFMRRQRAALWAFIAFFQVSTLFLAAMVLPVWNEIDDSAEASLDYYILCASVCFAIVSIGLLVWARPAFPARLARGAWLRSLTVALVGLALGFVVAYMAAVLLHGVPYGVAAKWASAAIFSGDPTSSPYDLAYPANTWTFVVVEAIAVLGILGAISTFFRADARHIARQADSEVAARTILLSSDESDSLAYFATRDDRRLTLSPNGRAAVSWKVTNGVALAGGDPIGDRHSWSAAINTWQLLARKYGWVPAVISASEDGARAYHEAGMHVIAMGDESVIYPADFSLAKNKAVRRAIAGPRNAGYTVRIRRQEDIDPAELAELAACADRWRIGDERGFSMALGRLGDPRDPRILVVTAHDAAGQVRSLLTFVPWGRRGISLDFMRRSPDALSGVNELMMTELLQNAANFAIDRVSLNFAMFRSAFAVSERLGASPLQRLNYRLLMFASRWWQLHSLYESNAKYNPVWKRRLLCYSSAQQLTRTLIACGRAEGFLSDVPQAFRRRTAVEDSAAYINDVVTRMEPIRQAILNPAPIEPKRNEQQRVRIAKLATLKAAGMDAYPAAVPHTMSVAEVLRRGSVDVASIVGRILRIRDHGGVIFADLREGTDELQISLERSGSADMKLWRAGVDRGDVVSVTGRLGQSRSGEPTFSVQAWTMAAKSLVAPPDKFLGVADPEARLRSRHMYVATDSDAWRRLYVRSAAVKAVRDYLAERDYIEVETPILQRVHGGANARPFATHINAYDLDLTMRIAPELFLKRLCVAGVERVFELGRNFRNEGADSTHNPEFTSLEAYEAYGDYLSMRELTRELIIAAATAVHGSPRVPRPDGGWMDISGPWRSITVHDAVSAACGQPITSETSTEELRELCKKFGIEVSAHATHGAMVTELYDELVESQTVEPTFYMDFPIETSPLTAPHRTNPALAERWDLVAFGMELGTAYTELTDPIDQRYRLTRQSLLAAAGDTEAMEVDEEFLSALEFGMRPTGGLGIGVDRLTMFLINGTIRDTLAFPFVKPAGR
- a CDS encoding alpha/beta fold hydrolase, which translates into the protein MWVILPGLALTPRDYAPLAAHLPGRVVVLEAWSLPTTADGLHQTLPQARRDASRDDGEPAERIDLIGHSIGGLAALEWALTDRVDSLTLLDPTTLDDAGTLHLPVGWAAPFGPAVRKLAMWALAGRDELSAAERRARFGTVRGLQALATQLRQLPDLQARVTRLLPGTLPPTRQLVALPRFGSDSFRDAQRELAHDIGSEIVELPGWNHLFPIAHPAEVAALITARQG
- a CDS encoding DUF998 domain-containing protein; translated protein: MKVPAIALVVGALAYASVVTEAFLGYPLSPAHAYLSELSAIDQPSSPLVRAMDAVAGTLFTAVGFFLWRVPGGNRWLNTAPAPVLPKFLPDLLRRLNGHALISSGLILAGTTTVLDAIFPMDCAESLAICRDQLAAGASFSHHAHTVTSTLAGFGLIMVAVGAFLTGALLVRLVSSVVVVAMVCQLAIIASRLPVGISQRVQVAASVILMLLLAWRIGSGNVGNSPRSSTHTA
- a CDS encoding AI-2E family transporter, which encodes MGISSCLRRRRRERDVVEDQISQIHADKATGTWGGMVAPPREIGTALGVPHWLAKYGLGAWLLVGIALVVVAVTWMLSAVTQVFLGVFLSFVLTAVLYPIVNWLSRYIPRGLATALSMIFGFVVFGGMLTYVIYSVANEWDSLASKFQDGVGSILDVFSHDALPWHLSRQELSEAISNAVSRGTEWVQQNAGTVAQTVMANASSFAVVMTILALAIFVTAFFLAQGPQMWLWFLNLLPERNRYRTHLGAYAGWVSFSGYARGTVIISLINGILAFIFLSIVGVPLAAPLAVLVLIGTFIPLVGAPAAMVVAMIVALASDGVVQFVVVGLGIAGIGQIEGHLLQPLIMGRQVSLHPIVVAIGVAAGGFAAGLVGAVIAIPLMAIAWSVYRTLHDNERPLTELPNIPESKVLPRD
- a CDS encoding BCCT family transporter codes for the protein MDREDLHVKRSEPLDANSSATSELAALLSVEQEINAADIEEEPIELASEMGDGSISWPVVLPAMALVTAVVAWGLGAPHNFERASSAMFTWVLDNLGWAFVLFSTVFVAFVIVIAASKFGTIRLGAANEQPEFSNTSWVAMMFAAGMGIGLMFYGASEPLAFYREGVPLHAPNEVGTAMASAMFHWTLHPWAMYAIVGMAIAYSTYRIGRRQVISAAFTPLIGERHANGAIGKAIDSLSIFATVFGTACSLGLGALQIRAGLSAAGIVENPGTGLIISIVSVLTLAFLLSAMSGVGRGIRYLSNANMVFAAILAIAVFVLGPTIAQLNLLPGSVAAYLSQFFEMAGRTAASANGTAGEWLSGWTIFYWAWWISWSPFVGMFLARISRGRTIREFCIGVMFIPAGLSTIWFAIFGGTAISMELAGDSIYGDGSTESQLFNLLHSLPGGFALGVVAVILLATFFITSADSASTVMASISQGGRSISSPWLAGVWGLLTAAIGLTLLVSGGDGALGNIQSVTIVAATPFLFVIVILMFALVKDLRNDVVYLDQRSQEAFQRQLAVERRHRREREEERRLNRALRHAVGKDRKGERRRK
- a CDS encoding class I SAM-dependent methyltransferase, encoding MFTLDQLIFDVADAEAPGVASVVILDDPTGDLLRAVLDRPRLAVASRTIFQARQAVEIAEGAGVRDRVRIAGIDGPLRLEEFFATNVGLMPTRADIAMGHTPKSLEEVSYLAGVVPTRVVVFGANNKHMNRGHNAALGHCFADVHASRGRGKFRCLVGSGERTDHGYKPAVGASEAGPIFGVGGVFAGSDFDRGGEFLARTALGQLVADRREAKLAANSWDSWDAPKAADTALSIVDLGCGNGSVALAALGALPDANVLATDVHADAVVSAELTLAEFAGRARVTWDDAAGGEPENSADVVLLNPPFHDGTAVDATLVQGLLDAARRLLRPGGRLYMVHNNHLRYRSEVERRVGRTRELARNAKFTVLRADK
- a CDS encoding ABC transporter ATP-binding protein, which codes for MSVVQLDSVSFWYGRDRIIQDMDLVLERGITGLLGPNGAGKTTLIRLLALDMRPKCGSVIINGTPVNNETQARKCRRHIGYLPQRFEVMNFKTVQDNVEFAAWAHGVSAAACNKAAADALEKVGLADRAKSRAFSLSGGMRQRLGLACVIVHKPEILILDEPTVGIDPVQRSQMRQLLRELAANSAILLSTHLVDDVAHICDRVLIVNHGTVKFDGPISALEELGSDRAHRDMNGSAAENGYLEIMDNYAS
- a CDS encoding DsrE family protein, encoding MSDYKLVFHINENDRWPFTLRSVHNFVRAGEGNRAVVVANGGAVRSFSQLEADPNRMARIRGLEAEGVDFVVCKIALDERQVKEDLIPEYVRVVPAGIVEIAMLQAAGYGYVKA
- a CDS encoding type I restriction-modification system subunit M N-terminal domain-containing protein → MAASVPKIEANEYKDYIFSFIFYKFLSEEWVARLTHGLDALKLLSEDNAGIVEETRDLCGYVISYDNLFGTWLAKGNDFGRL